From a region of the Sminthopsis crassicaudata isolate SCR6 chromosome 6, ASM4859323v1, whole genome shotgun sequence genome:
- the G3BP2 gene encoding ras GTPase-activating protein-binding protein 2 isoform X2, with protein sequence MKGFEPEHLTLRSKEMVMEKPSPLLVGREFVRQYYTLLNKAPEYLHRFYGRNSSYVHGGVDASGKPQEAVYGQNDIHHKVLSLKFSECHTKIRHVDAHATLSDGVVVQVMGLLSNSGQPDRKFMQTFVLAPEGSVPNKFYVHNDMFRYEDEVFCDSEPELDEEEEVEEEQEERQPSPEPVQENANSAYYETHPVTNGIEEPLEESSHDPEPEPESETKTEELKPQVEEKNLEELEEKSASPPPAEPVSLPQEPPKAFSWASVTSKNLPPSGTVSSSGIPPHVKAPVSQPRIETKSEAQSQPPRVREQRPRERPGFPPRGPRPGRGDMEQNESDNRRIIRYPDSHQLFVGNLPHDIDENELKEFFMSFGNVVELRINTKGVGGKLPNFGFVVFDDSEPVQRILVAKPIMFRGEVRLNVEEKKTRAARERETRGGGDDRRDLRRNDRGPGGPRGIVGGGMMRDRDGRGPPPRGGMAQKLGSGRGTGQMEGRFTGQRR encoded by the exons GTTTTATGGTAGGAATTCTTCCTACGTTCATGGTGGAGTGGATGCAAGTGGGAAGCCCCAGGAAGCTGTGTATGGCCAAAAT gatattcACCATAAGGTATTGTCTCTGAAGTTCAGTGAGTGTCATACTAAGATTCGTCATGTGGATGCTCATGCAACCTTGAGTGATGGAGTAGTTGTGCAGGTCATGGGTTTGCTGTCCAATAGTGGACAACCAGACAGGAAATTTATGCAGACCTTTGTCCTGGCTCCTGAa GGATCtgttccaaataaattttatgttCATAATGACATGTTCCGCTATGAGGATGAAGTATTTTGTGATTCTGAACCTGAACTTGATGAAG AAGAGGAAGTAGAAGAGGAACAGGAAGAACGGCAGCCATCCCCTGAACCTGTGCAAGAAAATGCCAACAGTGCTTACTATGAAACTCACCCTGTAAC TAATGGAATAGAGGAGCCTTTGGAAGAATCTTCTCATGATCCTGAACCTGAGCCTGAATCTGAGACAAAAACGGAGGAATTGAAACCTCAAGTGGAGGAGAAGAACTTGGAAGAACTTGAGGAGAAGTCGGCTTCTCCACCTCCTGCAGAACCTGTTTCTCTGCCACAGGAACCACCAAAG GCTTTCTCCTGGGCTTCAGTGACCAGTAAAAACCTGCCTCCTAGTGGTACTGTTTCTTCCTCTGGAATTCCACCCCATGTTAAAGCACCAGTCTCACAG cCAAGAATTGAAACAAAATCTGAAGCTCAGTCTCAGCCACCTCGTGTGCGTGAACAACGTCCAAGAGAACGACCTGGTTTCCCTCCTAGGGGACCAAGGCCAG GTCGAGGAGATATGGAGCAGAACGAATCAGATAACCGAAGAATAATTCGTTATCCAGACAGTCACCAACTCTTTGTGGGCAACTTGCCACATGACATTGATGAGAATGAACTAAAAGAATTCTTCATGA GTTTTGGAAATGTAGTGGAACTTCGCATTAATACTAAAGGAGTTGGTGGAAAGCTGCCAAATTTTGGATTTGTGGTTTTTGATGACTCTGAGCCAGTTCAGAGAATCTTAGTTGCAAAA ccAATTATGTTCCGTGGGGAAGTCCGCTTGAatgtagaagagaaaaagacaagagCTGCAAGAGAACGAGAAACTAGAGGTGGAGGTGATGATCGTAGAGATCTTCGGCGCAACGATCGAGGCCCTGGGGGTCCTCGTGGCATAGTGGGCGGCGGAATGATGCGTGACCGGGATGGAAGAGGACCTCCTCCTAGAGGCGGCATGGCACAGAAACTTGGCTCTGGAAGAGGAACCGGGCAGATGGAAGGCCGTTTCACAGGACAACGTCGCTGA
- the G3BP2 gene encoding ras GTPase-activating protein-binding protein 2 isoform X1, translated as MKGFEPEHLTLRSKEMVMEKPSPLLVGREFVRQYYTLLNKAPEYLHRFYGRNSSYVHGGVDASGKPQEAVYGQNDIHHKVLSLKFSECHTKIRHVDAHATLSDGVVVQVMGLLSNSGQPDRKFMQTFVLAPEGSVPNKFYVHNDMFRYEDEVFCDSEPELDEESEEEVEEEQEERQPSPEPVQENANSAYYETHPVTNGIEEPLEESSHDPEPEPESETKTEELKPQVEEKNLEELEEKSASPPPAEPVSLPQEPPKAFSWASVTSKNLPPSGTVSSSGIPPHVKAPVSQPRIETKSEAQSQPPRVREQRPRERPGFPPRGPRPGRGDMEQNESDNRRIIRYPDSHQLFVGNLPHDIDENELKEFFMSFGNVVELRINTKGVGGKLPNFGFVVFDDSEPVQRILVAKPIMFRGEVRLNVEEKKTRAARERETRGGGDDRRDLRRNDRGPGGPRGIVGGGMMRDRDGRGPPPRGGMAQKLGSGRGTGQMEGRFTGQRR; from the exons GTTTTATGGTAGGAATTCTTCCTACGTTCATGGTGGAGTGGATGCAAGTGGGAAGCCCCAGGAAGCTGTGTATGGCCAAAAT gatattcACCATAAGGTATTGTCTCTGAAGTTCAGTGAGTGTCATACTAAGATTCGTCATGTGGATGCTCATGCAACCTTGAGTGATGGAGTAGTTGTGCAGGTCATGGGTTTGCTGTCCAATAGTGGACAACCAGACAGGAAATTTATGCAGACCTTTGTCCTGGCTCCTGAa GGATCtgttccaaataaattttatgttCATAATGACATGTTCCGCTATGAGGATGAAGTATTTTGTGATTCTGAACCTGAACTTGATGAAG AATCAGAAGAGGAAGTAGAAGAGGAACAGGAAGAACGGCAGCCATCCCCTGAACCTGTGCAAGAAAATGCCAACAGTGCTTACTATGAAACTCACCCTGTAAC TAATGGAATAGAGGAGCCTTTGGAAGAATCTTCTCATGATCCTGAACCTGAGCCTGAATCTGAGACAAAAACGGAGGAATTGAAACCTCAAGTGGAGGAGAAGAACTTGGAAGAACTTGAGGAGAAGTCGGCTTCTCCACCTCCTGCAGAACCTGTTTCTCTGCCACAGGAACCACCAAAG GCTTTCTCCTGGGCTTCAGTGACCAGTAAAAACCTGCCTCCTAGTGGTACTGTTTCTTCCTCTGGAATTCCACCCCATGTTAAAGCACCAGTCTCACAG cCAAGAATTGAAACAAAATCTGAAGCTCAGTCTCAGCCACCTCGTGTGCGTGAACAACGTCCAAGAGAACGACCTGGTTTCCCTCCTAGGGGACCAAGGCCAG GTCGAGGAGATATGGAGCAGAACGAATCAGATAACCGAAGAATAATTCGTTATCCAGACAGTCACCAACTCTTTGTGGGCAACTTGCCACATGACATTGATGAGAATGAACTAAAAGAATTCTTCATGA GTTTTGGAAATGTAGTGGAACTTCGCATTAATACTAAAGGAGTTGGTGGAAAGCTGCCAAATTTTGGATTTGTGGTTTTTGATGACTCTGAGCCAGTTCAGAGAATCTTAGTTGCAAAA ccAATTATGTTCCGTGGGGAAGTCCGCTTGAatgtagaagagaaaaagacaagagCTGCAAGAGAACGAGAAACTAGAGGTGGAGGTGATGATCGTAGAGATCTTCGGCGCAACGATCGAGGCCCTGGGGGTCCTCGTGGCATAGTGGGCGGCGGAATGATGCGTGACCGGGATGGAAGAGGACCTCCTCCTAGAGGCGGCATGGCACAGAAACTTGGCTCTGGAAGAGGAACCGGGCAGATGGAAGGCCGTTTCACAGGACAACGTCGCTGA
- the G3BP2 gene encoding ras GTPase-activating protein-binding protein 2 isoform X6, giving the protein MVMEKPSPLLVGREFVRQYYTLLNKAPEYLHRFYGRNSSYVHGGVDASGKPQEAVYGQNDIHHKVLSLKFSECHTKIRHVDAHATLSDGVVVQVMGLLSNSGQPDRKFMQTFVLAPEGSVPNKFYVHNDMFRYEDEVFCDSEPELDEESEEEVEEEQEERQPSPEPVQENANSAYYETHPVTNGIEEPLEESSHDPEPEPESETKTEELKPQVEEKNLEELEEKSASPPPAEPVSLPQEPPKPRIETKSEAQSQPPRVREQRPRERPGFPPRGPRPGRGDMEQNESDNRRIIRYPDSHQLFVGNLPHDIDENELKEFFMSFGNVVELRINTKGVGGKLPNFGFVVFDDSEPVQRILVAKPIMFRGEVRLNVEEKKTRAARERETRGGGDDRRDLRRNDRGPGGPRGIVGGGMMRDRDGRGPPPRGGMAQKLGSGRGTGQMEGRFTGQRR; this is encoded by the exons GTTTTATGGTAGGAATTCTTCCTACGTTCATGGTGGAGTGGATGCAAGTGGGAAGCCCCAGGAAGCTGTGTATGGCCAAAAT gatattcACCATAAGGTATTGTCTCTGAAGTTCAGTGAGTGTCATACTAAGATTCGTCATGTGGATGCTCATGCAACCTTGAGTGATGGAGTAGTTGTGCAGGTCATGGGTTTGCTGTCCAATAGTGGACAACCAGACAGGAAATTTATGCAGACCTTTGTCCTGGCTCCTGAa GGATCtgttccaaataaattttatgttCATAATGACATGTTCCGCTATGAGGATGAAGTATTTTGTGATTCTGAACCTGAACTTGATGAAG AATCAGAAGAGGAAGTAGAAGAGGAACAGGAAGAACGGCAGCCATCCCCTGAACCTGTGCAAGAAAATGCCAACAGTGCTTACTATGAAACTCACCCTGTAAC TAATGGAATAGAGGAGCCTTTGGAAGAATCTTCTCATGATCCTGAACCTGAGCCTGAATCTGAGACAAAAACGGAGGAATTGAAACCTCAAGTGGAGGAGAAGAACTTGGAAGAACTTGAGGAGAAGTCGGCTTCTCCACCTCCTGCAGAACCTGTTTCTCTGCCACAGGAACCACCAAAG cCAAGAATTGAAACAAAATCTGAAGCTCAGTCTCAGCCACCTCGTGTGCGTGAACAACGTCCAAGAGAACGACCTGGTTTCCCTCCTAGGGGACCAAGGCCAG GTCGAGGAGATATGGAGCAGAACGAATCAGATAACCGAAGAATAATTCGTTATCCAGACAGTCACCAACTCTTTGTGGGCAACTTGCCACATGACATTGATGAGAATGAACTAAAAGAATTCTTCATGA GTTTTGGAAATGTAGTGGAACTTCGCATTAATACTAAAGGAGTTGGTGGAAAGCTGCCAAATTTTGGATTTGTGGTTTTTGATGACTCTGAGCCAGTTCAGAGAATCTTAGTTGCAAAA ccAATTATGTTCCGTGGGGAAGTCCGCTTGAatgtagaagagaaaaagacaagagCTGCAAGAGAACGAGAAACTAGAGGTGGAGGTGATGATCGTAGAGATCTTCGGCGCAACGATCGAGGCCCTGGGGGTCCTCGTGGCATAGTGGGCGGCGGAATGATGCGTGACCGGGATGGAAGAGGACCTCCTCCTAGAGGCGGCATGGCACAGAAACTTGGCTCTGGAAGAGGAACCGGGCAGATGGAAGGCCGTTTCACAGGACAACGTCGCTGA
- the G3BP2 gene encoding ras GTPase-activating protein-binding protein 2 isoform X3 translates to MVMEKPSPLLVGREFVRQYYTLLNKAPEYLHRFYGRNSSYVHGGVDASGKPQEAVYGQNDIHHKVLSLKFSECHTKIRHVDAHATLSDGVVVQVMGLLSNSGQPDRKFMQTFVLAPEGSVPNKFYVHNDMFRYEDEVFCDSEPELDEESEEEVEEEQEERQPSPEPVQENANSAYYETHPVTNGIEEPLEESSHDPEPEPESETKTEELKPQVEEKNLEELEEKSASPPPAEPVSLPQEPPKAFSWASVTSKNLPPSGTVSSSGIPPHVKAPVSQPRIETKSEAQSQPPRVREQRPRERPGFPPRGPRPGRGDMEQNESDNRRIIRYPDSHQLFVGNLPHDIDENELKEFFMSFGNVVELRINTKGVGGKLPNFGFVVFDDSEPVQRILVAKPIMFRGEVRLNVEEKKTRAARERETRGGGDDRRDLRRNDRGPGGPRGIVGGGMMRDRDGRGPPPRGGMAQKLGSGRGTGQMEGRFTGQRR, encoded by the exons GTTTTATGGTAGGAATTCTTCCTACGTTCATGGTGGAGTGGATGCAAGTGGGAAGCCCCAGGAAGCTGTGTATGGCCAAAAT gatattcACCATAAGGTATTGTCTCTGAAGTTCAGTGAGTGTCATACTAAGATTCGTCATGTGGATGCTCATGCAACCTTGAGTGATGGAGTAGTTGTGCAGGTCATGGGTTTGCTGTCCAATAGTGGACAACCAGACAGGAAATTTATGCAGACCTTTGTCCTGGCTCCTGAa GGATCtgttccaaataaattttatgttCATAATGACATGTTCCGCTATGAGGATGAAGTATTTTGTGATTCTGAACCTGAACTTGATGAAG AATCAGAAGAGGAAGTAGAAGAGGAACAGGAAGAACGGCAGCCATCCCCTGAACCTGTGCAAGAAAATGCCAACAGTGCTTACTATGAAACTCACCCTGTAAC TAATGGAATAGAGGAGCCTTTGGAAGAATCTTCTCATGATCCTGAACCTGAGCCTGAATCTGAGACAAAAACGGAGGAATTGAAACCTCAAGTGGAGGAGAAGAACTTGGAAGAACTTGAGGAGAAGTCGGCTTCTCCACCTCCTGCAGAACCTGTTTCTCTGCCACAGGAACCACCAAAG GCTTTCTCCTGGGCTTCAGTGACCAGTAAAAACCTGCCTCCTAGTGGTACTGTTTCTTCCTCTGGAATTCCACCCCATGTTAAAGCACCAGTCTCACAG cCAAGAATTGAAACAAAATCTGAAGCTCAGTCTCAGCCACCTCGTGTGCGTGAACAACGTCCAAGAGAACGACCTGGTTTCCCTCCTAGGGGACCAAGGCCAG GTCGAGGAGATATGGAGCAGAACGAATCAGATAACCGAAGAATAATTCGTTATCCAGACAGTCACCAACTCTTTGTGGGCAACTTGCCACATGACATTGATGAGAATGAACTAAAAGAATTCTTCATGA GTTTTGGAAATGTAGTGGAACTTCGCATTAATACTAAAGGAGTTGGTGGAAAGCTGCCAAATTTTGGATTTGTGGTTTTTGATGACTCTGAGCCAGTTCAGAGAATCTTAGTTGCAAAA ccAATTATGTTCCGTGGGGAAGTCCGCTTGAatgtagaagagaaaaagacaagagCTGCAAGAGAACGAGAAACTAGAGGTGGAGGTGATGATCGTAGAGATCTTCGGCGCAACGATCGAGGCCCTGGGGGTCCTCGTGGCATAGTGGGCGGCGGAATGATGCGTGACCGGGATGGAAGAGGACCTCCTCCTAGAGGCGGCATGGCACAGAAACTTGGCTCTGGAAGAGGAACCGGGCAGATGGAAGGCCGTTTCACAGGACAACGTCGCTGA
- the G3BP2 gene encoding ras GTPase-activating protein-binding protein 2 isoform X4, which translates to MVMEKPSPLLVGREFVRQYYTLLNKAPEYLHRFYGRNSSYVHGGVDASGKPQEAVYGQNDIHHKVLSLKFSECHTKIRHVDAHATLSDGVVVQVMGLLSNSGQPDRKFMQTFVLAPEGSVPNKFYVHNDMFRYEDEVFCDSEPELDEEEEVEEEQEERQPSPEPVQENANSAYYETHPVTNGIEEPLEESSHDPEPEPESETKTEELKPQVEEKNLEELEEKSASPPPAEPVSLPQEPPKAFSWASVTSKNLPPSGTVSSSGIPPHVKAPVSQPRIETKSEAQSQPPRVREQRPRERPGFPPRGPRPGRGDMEQNESDNRRIIRYPDSHQLFVGNLPHDIDENELKEFFMSFGNVVELRINTKGVGGKLPNFGFVVFDDSEPVQRILVAKPIMFRGEVRLNVEEKKTRAARERETRGGGDDRRDLRRNDRGPGGPRGIVGGGMMRDRDGRGPPPRGGMAQKLGSGRGTGQMEGRFTGQRR; encoded by the exons GTTTTATGGTAGGAATTCTTCCTACGTTCATGGTGGAGTGGATGCAAGTGGGAAGCCCCAGGAAGCTGTGTATGGCCAAAAT gatattcACCATAAGGTATTGTCTCTGAAGTTCAGTGAGTGTCATACTAAGATTCGTCATGTGGATGCTCATGCAACCTTGAGTGATGGAGTAGTTGTGCAGGTCATGGGTTTGCTGTCCAATAGTGGACAACCAGACAGGAAATTTATGCAGACCTTTGTCCTGGCTCCTGAa GGATCtgttccaaataaattttatgttCATAATGACATGTTCCGCTATGAGGATGAAGTATTTTGTGATTCTGAACCTGAACTTGATGAAG AAGAGGAAGTAGAAGAGGAACAGGAAGAACGGCAGCCATCCCCTGAACCTGTGCAAGAAAATGCCAACAGTGCTTACTATGAAACTCACCCTGTAAC TAATGGAATAGAGGAGCCTTTGGAAGAATCTTCTCATGATCCTGAACCTGAGCCTGAATCTGAGACAAAAACGGAGGAATTGAAACCTCAAGTGGAGGAGAAGAACTTGGAAGAACTTGAGGAGAAGTCGGCTTCTCCACCTCCTGCAGAACCTGTTTCTCTGCCACAGGAACCACCAAAG GCTTTCTCCTGGGCTTCAGTGACCAGTAAAAACCTGCCTCCTAGTGGTACTGTTTCTTCCTCTGGAATTCCACCCCATGTTAAAGCACCAGTCTCACAG cCAAGAATTGAAACAAAATCTGAAGCTCAGTCTCAGCCACCTCGTGTGCGTGAACAACGTCCAAGAGAACGACCTGGTTTCCCTCCTAGGGGACCAAGGCCAG GTCGAGGAGATATGGAGCAGAACGAATCAGATAACCGAAGAATAATTCGTTATCCAGACAGTCACCAACTCTTTGTGGGCAACTTGCCACATGACATTGATGAGAATGAACTAAAAGAATTCTTCATGA GTTTTGGAAATGTAGTGGAACTTCGCATTAATACTAAAGGAGTTGGTGGAAAGCTGCCAAATTTTGGATTTGTGGTTTTTGATGACTCTGAGCCAGTTCAGAGAATCTTAGTTGCAAAA ccAATTATGTTCCGTGGGGAAGTCCGCTTGAatgtagaagagaaaaagacaagagCTGCAAGAGAACGAGAAACTAGAGGTGGAGGTGATGATCGTAGAGATCTTCGGCGCAACGATCGAGGCCCTGGGGGTCCTCGTGGCATAGTGGGCGGCGGAATGATGCGTGACCGGGATGGAAGAGGACCTCCTCCTAGAGGCGGCATGGCACAGAAACTTGGCTCTGGAAGAGGAACCGGGCAGATGGAAGGCCGTTTCACAGGACAACGTCGCTGA
- the G3BP2 gene encoding ras GTPase-activating protein-binding protein 2 isoform X7 — protein sequence MVMEKPSPLLVGREFVRQYYTLLNKAPEYLHRFYGRNSSYVHGGVDASGKPQEAVYGQNDIHHKVLSLKFSECHTKIRHVDAHATLSDGVVVQVMGLLSNSGQPDRKFMQTFVLAPEGSVPNKFYVHNDMFRYEDEVFCDSEPELDEEEEVEEEQEERQPSPEPVQENANSAYYETHPVTNGIEEPLEESSHDPEPEPESETKTEELKPQVEEKNLEELEEKSASPPPAEPVSLPQEPPKPRIETKSEAQSQPPRVREQRPRERPGFPPRGPRPGRGDMEQNESDNRRIIRYPDSHQLFVGNLPHDIDENELKEFFMSFGNVVELRINTKGVGGKLPNFGFVVFDDSEPVQRILVAKPIMFRGEVRLNVEEKKTRAARERETRGGGDDRRDLRRNDRGPGGPRGIVGGGMMRDRDGRGPPPRGGMAQKLGSGRGTGQMEGRFTGQRR from the exons GTTTTATGGTAGGAATTCTTCCTACGTTCATGGTGGAGTGGATGCAAGTGGGAAGCCCCAGGAAGCTGTGTATGGCCAAAAT gatattcACCATAAGGTATTGTCTCTGAAGTTCAGTGAGTGTCATACTAAGATTCGTCATGTGGATGCTCATGCAACCTTGAGTGATGGAGTAGTTGTGCAGGTCATGGGTTTGCTGTCCAATAGTGGACAACCAGACAGGAAATTTATGCAGACCTTTGTCCTGGCTCCTGAa GGATCtgttccaaataaattttatgttCATAATGACATGTTCCGCTATGAGGATGAAGTATTTTGTGATTCTGAACCTGAACTTGATGAAG AAGAGGAAGTAGAAGAGGAACAGGAAGAACGGCAGCCATCCCCTGAACCTGTGCAAGAAAATGCCAACAGTGCTTACTATGAAACTCACCCTGTAAC TAATGGAATAGAGGAGCCTTTGGAAGAATCTTCTCATGATCCTGAACCTGAGCCTGAATCTGAGACAAAAACGGAGGAATTGAAACCTCAAGTGGAGGAGAAGAACTTGGAAGAACTTGAGGAGAAGTCGGCTTCTCCACCTCCTGCAGAACCTGTTTCTCTGCCACAGGAACCACCAAAG cCAAGAATTGAAACAAAATCTGAAGCTCAGTCTCAGCCACCTCGTGTGCGTGAACAACGTCCAAGAGAACGACCTGGTTTCCCTCCTAGGGGACCAAGGCCAG GTCGAGGAGATATGGAGCAGAACGAATCAGATAACCGAAGAATAATTCGTTATCCAGACAGTCACCAACTCTTTGTGGGCAACTTGCCACATGACATTGATGAGAATGAACTAAAAGAATTCTTCATGA GTTTTGGAAATGTAGTGGAACTTCGCATTAATACTAAAGGAGTTGGTGGAAAGCTGCCAAATTTTGGATTTGTGGTTTTTGATGACTCTGAGCCAGTTCAGAGAATCTTAGTTGCAAAA ccAATTATGTTCCGTGGGGAAGTCCGCTTGAatgtagaagagaaaaagacaagagCTGCAAGAGAACGAGAAACTAGAGGTGGAGGTGATGATCGTAGAGATCTTCGGCGCAACGATCGAGGCCCTGGGGGTCCTCGTGGCATAGTGGGCGGCGGAATGATGCGTGACCGGGATGGAAGAGGACCTCCTCCTAGAGGCGGCATGGCACAGAAACTTGGCTCTGGAAGAGGAACCGGGCAGATGGAAGGCCGTTTCACAGGACAACGTCGCTGA
- the G3BP2 gene encoding ras GTPase-activating protein-binding protein 2 isoform X5 — MKGFEPEHLTLRSKEMVMEKPSPLLVGREFVRQYYTLLNKAPEYLHRFYGRNSSYVHGGVDASGKPQEAVYGQNDIHHKVLSLKFSECHTKIRHVDAHATLSDGVVVQVMGLLSNSGQPDRKFMQTFVLAPEGSVPNKFYVHNDMFRYEDEVFCDSEPELDEESEEEVEEEQEERQPSPEPVQENANSAYYETHPVTNGIEEPLEESSHDPEPEPESETKTEELKPQVEEKNLEELEEKSASPPPAEPVSLPQEPPKPRIETKSEAQSQPPRVREQRPRERPGFPPRGPRPGRGDMEQNESDNRRIIRYPDSHQLFVGNLPHDIDENELKEFFMSFGNVVELRINTKGVGGKLPNFGFVVFDDSEPVQRILVAKPIMFRGEVRLNVEEKKTRAARERETRGGGDDRRDLRRNDRGPGGPRGIVGGGMMRDRDGRGPPPRGGMAQKLGSGRGTGQMEGRFTGQRR; from the exons GTTTTATGGTAGGAATTCTTCCTACGTTCATGGTGGAGTGGATGCAAGTGGGAAGCCCCAGGAAGCTGTGTATGGCCAAAAT gatattcACCATAAGGTATTGTCTCTGAAGTTCAGTGAGTGTCATACTAAGATTCGTCATGTGGATGCTCATGCAACCTTGAGTGATGGAGTAGTTGTGCAGGTCATGGGTTTGCTGTCCAATAGTGGACAACCAGACAGGAAATTTATGCAGACCTTTGTCCTGGCTCCTGAa GGATCtgttccaaataaattttatgttCATAATGACATGTTCCGCTATGAGGATGAAGTATTTTGTGATTCTGAACCTGAACTTGATGAAG AATCAGAAGAGGAAGTAGAAGAGGAACAGGAAGAACGGCAGCCATCCCCTGAACCTGTGCAAGAAAATGCCAACAGTGCTTACTATGAAACTCACCCTGTAAC TAATGGAATAGAGGAGCCTTTGGAAGAATCTTCTCATGATCCTGAACCTGAGCCTGAATCTGAGACAAAAACGGAGGAATTGAAACCTCAAGTGGAGGAGAAGAACTTGGAAGAACTTGAGGAGAAGTCGGCTTCTCCACCTCCTGCAGAACCTGTTTCTCTGCCACAGGAACCACCAAAG cCAAGAATTGAAACAAAATCTGAAGCTCAGTCTCAGCCACCTCGTGTGCGTGAACAACGTCCAAGAGAACGACCTGGTTTCCCTCCTAGGGGACCAAGGCCAG GTCGAGGAGATATGGAGCAGAACGAATCAGATAACCGAAGAATAATTCGTTATCCAGACAGTCACCAACTCTTTGTGGGCAACTTGCCACATGACATTGATGAGAATGAACTAAAAGAATTCTTCATGA GTTTTGGAAATGTAGTGGAACTTCGCATTAATACTAAAGGAGTTGGTGGAAAGCTGCCAAATTTTGGATTTGTGGTTTTTGATGACTCTGAGCCAGTTCAGAGAATCTTAGTTGCAAAA ccAATTATGTTCCGTGGGGAAGTCCGCTTGAatgtagaagagaaaaagacaagagCTGCAAGAGAACGAGAAACTAGAGGTGGAGGTGATGATCGTAGAGATCTTCGGCGCAACGATCGAGGCCCTGGGGGTCCTCGTGGCATAGTGGGCGGCGGAATGATGCGTGACCGGGATGGAAGAGGACCTCCTCCTAGAGGCGGCATGGCACAGAAACTTGGCTCTGGAAGAGGAACCGGGCAGATGGAAGGCCGTTTCACAGGACAACGTCGCTGA